One Raphanus sativus cultivar WK10039 unplaced genomic scaffold, ASM80110v3 Scaffold4821, whole genome shotgun sequence genomic window, ataaaaaatcaatttggtCTAATTCCTCCGATTCCATGTTCACAGTTACTGTACCTTTTTTTGTTGCCAAATAGGGTCTTTTCTCTTTAGTCTAGGCATATTCCATACAAGTCAATGAAtactaaaatatgtattatgcAACATTGTATTATGATAGGTTTGATCCAATTTAATTCTAAAATCGTTTGTTTGTACGTAAGTTGATATTAGGTTaacgatatatatataagtagaAAGGAAAAGTAGGTTACCTTCCGCAGTAAATTTGCTCATGAAGAAAAAAGAAGCTTAAAAAGGCAgcaaaaacttgaatcaaagGGATGAAGCTAGACGTGAAAACCGGACCTCTTTGCTGGAGACACCATGACATTCCCACGTAGCACAATCCAGATCCCACGATGCCCTATACAAGTACCGATATAGTTGTTTACTTATTCATTAAAACGATTTTTTATATTTCGTTTGCAACTTGTAAAACATTAGACTACATGTAATTAATCTATAAGAATCTTAAGTGTacataatataatgttattcTTACCGAGTAAAGTAAAGCTAAAACTTCGAATTTATCTTTAATGACCCACATGGATATGCTCCTCTCCGAGATCAAACTCAACAAAGCAGATTGGATCACACCAAAAAAAGAGAGGATCATGGTGCTTGTGTATTGACATGGATACTTCCGGCATACTTTAGCTTGAACAATGAACCATGATGACCATATTAAGATTGATATGATCAGCATGACCGAACCCATTGCCCATTTTTGCGTTACCGCAGTGGTTGGACTATTTGACGTTTGTGTTTCTGTTTGAGCGTTTTGTGGAGTTAATGAGGCTCCTTTATAAAGCGTAAGTACCAAAGCTCCACAGATGCATATCATTGTGCCTAACACTTTGGCTCTTCCTATGTTGTTCTTTATGTTCAACGTCTCTTGCCTaatcattcattattttatttgataatgATGTACAAtagtttataaaactaaatGAAGAATCCAAGTAATATGGAAATGTGTTTTGATCGATTTTCATTACCTAAAGACGAGAGCCAAAGCAAAAGTGACTGAAGGAACCATGTTGCTAAACGCTAGGGCGAAAGTGGCTGACGTATATTGTAGTCCAATTAGAAAGAAGTATTGCACCAAACTTGTCCTGCAAATTTGAAAGTTGCAAAAagaattttagataatttttctTAACGTCCAATGTTAAAACCAATACCAAAAGAAACTTACCCCAAGAGAGCGCTTAAGAAAAGTGAACACAAGATACTACCAGTGAGTTTTGGCCTGTTATgtctacaaaaagaaaaaccaaattAATTTCTTGCCAGTGGAATACGAATCTATCTTTTgctaaaaaatattgtaaataatatttaagaatttGTTGACTTTACACAAAAGAGACTGAAACCAAGAGTCAACAAGGCACTCGAATAAACAAGACAGCCacttataatttaataaatatattcaacccagaaaaaaaaagaaacttcgATGATCTTAACTAATCAACATATCTAACCAAGAAAATATTGGATCAATTAGTTGAATCCTTATGATGAAGAAGTTATGTGACTAGAGTGAAGCCATGACTAGGTCACTGTATACAAAGGTTcgtgttttatattatatcgacatattaaaaaatacaaataaaccACACAAAGGTCGTCGAATGCTACATCGGATTTGAAAATGTGATAAGGATCCCAGACTCGAAATCTACCAAATTTAGATTTATCTGTTTGTGTGGCCAAGCAATACCGGATCTATCTGGCATCGGTGAACAGACCTCCGGAGATTAATCAATTGGCTCTCTGTCTCGGTCCATTGGACACCCGaattatcaaagaaaaaaacaaaacacaaataCCTTTCTAAGAAAATAGCAAATGGTGTCAAGAAAAGAGTTCCGGCGGCAAGTCGATAAGTGGCCGCAACCATACGGTTAACACCTTGATTAAGCATCTTCTTGAACATAACGTTTACACCGCTCAGCGCAATGTTGATAATAGACATCATAATCACAGCTTTCCATAGTTTCCCATCTAACTTTACCATAATTTT contains:
- the LOC130507572 gene encoding WAT1-related protein At3g30340-like produces the protein MVKLDGKLWKAVIMMSIINIALSGVNVMFKKMLNQGVNRMVAATYRLAAGTLFLTPFAIFLERHNRPKLTGSILCSLFLSALLGTSLVQYFFLIGLQYTSATFALAFSNMVPSVTFALALVFRQETLNIKNNIGRAKVLGTMICICGALVLTLYKGASLTPQNAQTETQTSNSPTTAVTQKWAMGSVMLIISILIWSSWFIVQAKVCRKYPCQYTSTMILSFFGVIQSALLSLISERSISMWVIKDKFEVLALLYSGIVGSGLCYVGMSWCLQQRGPVFTSSFIPLIQVFAAFLSFFFLHEQIYCGSVIGSMVIIVGLYILLWGKSKDKPTQVTKQEPLNLDLEDCGTAPKELNSAAHPVSGK